A stretch of DNA from Marinitoga sp. 38H-ov:
AAACATATGAAATAATAACAAGAGAAGAAAAATTAGGTAAAGCACCTATATTTTTAGAAGATTTTGAAATTTCTCTATTGTCATATTTAAGAACATTAGACAGAGATGATATGAAAAAAATTTTTGGGATTAATGAAGGCTTAGAACAAAGAATAGTAGAAGGTGCAAAAAAAACAACATCTATAAATGATTTTTATCGATTTGTTAAAGCTAAAAGGTTTACATATACTAGAATAAAAAGAACATTATTAAATATATATTTTAAAATAGAAAGTGATTTAATTAATAAAATGAATAAATTCGGACCTCAATATTTAAGGGTTTTAGGTTTTAATAAAAAGGGACAAGAGTTGTTATCTATTATGAAAAAGAATGTAGATTATCCTATAATAACTACTCCTTCAAATTATATTTCTACAATAAAAAATATTGAAAAAGATATTAAAAATAAAAGAAGGAATTGGAAAGTTAATAAGGAGTTGTATTTCAAAAGTATAGAATATGATTTTAAAGCAACAAATGTATATTCTTTATATTATAAAAATAAAGATTTTGCTAAATATGAACTAGATAAAAAGTTAAAAACTATTATATATAATAGCGAGGTGTAAACGTGAAAAGAATTATAATGAAAAACATTTTAATATTATTTATTTTAATTATTTCTATAAATATTTTTTCTAGAAAAATTACTTTTTATTATACAAATGAAGCAAAAAGTGTTTCTTTAGTTGGTGATTTTGGTGTGTATGAAATGAGCAAATCTAATTCTGGTATATGGAAGAAAACTTTAGATCTAGAAGAAGGAGAGTATAAATACTTATTTTTAGTAGATAATAATGAAGAGATTGATTATAAAAATTTAAATACTATAAATTATAATGGAAAAAATTATTCATTATTAATTGTAAAAGATGAAATAATTATACCCGAAAAAGGTGATGGTAAGGTTAATGTAATATTTGAAACAAGTAGAAAATATATTAATCCAGTAAAATATGGAGAAATATATTTATCTATTGAATTAAATAAAAATGATGTTGAAGATGTTTTTTTTGTTGGTAATGGGAAGATTATAAAAAAAGATATAATTGAATTTGAAAGTACATTATTATATAGATTCCATATTATTACCCCAGCAAATATACTAAAATATAAATTTGTTATTAAAGATGGTAATAATATTGAATATCCTGAGAATTATTATTTCGAATTTGATTTTGAGAATCCAATAATAAATTATTTAAATGTTCCAGAATGGTCAAAAGGAATTATATATTATCAAATTTTCCCAGAAAGATTTAGAAATGGAAATAAGAAAAATGATCCAAAATATGTAAATAATTGGTATGGACCATATGATAGCGCTTCTCTAGGATCAAATGGCTTCTTTGGTGGAGATTTAGAAGGTGTAATTCAATCAATAGATTATTTAAGTGATTTAGGTATTGAGGCAATATATTTTAATCCTATATTTGAATCTGTATCAAGTCATAAATATGATACAAAAGACTATATGAAGATAGATTCTCATTTTGGAGATGAAAAAATATTCGAAAATATGATAAATGAGTTAAAAAGTAAAAATATTAAAATTATTTTAGATGGTGTGTTTAATCATTCTGGTGATGAGTTTTTTGCTATGCAAGATATTTTCAGAAATCAAAAAAATTCAAAATATCTTGATTGGTATTATATAAAGAAATTTCCAGTAATAAAATCATCTGATAGTTATGAATCTTGGTGGGGATATGCTGATTTACCTAAATTAAATTTAGACGACTATAATGTAAGATCTTATATAACACAAGTTTTAGGAAAATGGATGAATTATGGAATAGATGGTTGGAGATTAGATGCTGTAGATCAAGTAAAAGATTCGTTTTGGGAAGAGTTTTTCTATCCTGTTGTAAAAGGAATTAACTCAAATACAATAATTAGTGGTGAATATTGGAGAGATTCTACACATTATTTTAATTATCCTGCATTTGATGTAGTAATGAATTATTTATTTAGAGATGCTACTTTAGGTTACGCGAAAGGTGGAAGTTCATCTAATTTTATTAAAAATATTTCTTATTTAAATAAATATCCACCACAAATAGTTCATTCGTTATGGAATATGTTAGATAGCCACGATACCGCTAGAACCTTAACGGAATTAAATGGAGATATTAATAAGTTAAAGATAGCTGTAGGAATTCAAATGACATTTGTAGGAGCTCCGGTAATATATTATGGTGATGAAATAGGGTTAGATGGAGAAAAAGATCCTTGGTGTAGAAAACCATTTCCTTGGGATGAAGAATTTTGGAATATGGAAATATATGAATATTATAAATCTTTGATAAAATTAAGAAAAGAAAATAAATCATTAAGATATGGAGAATTCGAAGTAATAAAAGCAAAATTGGGGGCATTAGTATATAAAAGATATACAGAAGAAAATGAAGTAATAGTTATTACTAATTCAAGAAAAATTCCAGTAAAACTGGATATGAAATTAAATGGAAATTATATAGATTATTTTACTGGTGATATAATAAATAACATAGAAAAAATTCAAGGATTAAGCATAAAAATATTGATAAGGCAGTGATTATATGTATTATTATGAAATAGCAGTTTTTGGAACATACACATATACAACTTTTACTTATTCATATAGTGAAAAATTGGATATAGGGAAGAGGGTATTAGTTGATTTTAGGAATCAACAAAAATTAGGTGTTATTATTTCTGAAACTTCAAAAAAAGAATATGAAGTAAAAGATATTGAATTAGTAATTGATAATGAACCATTGATTAATAAGCATCATATAGATCTTGTAGAAAAAGCGTCAAAAAAATTTCTTTCTCCAATTAGTGAAATAGCTAAATTAATATTTCCACCAAATTCTTCGGATAGAATAAGGATAAAAATAATACCAAAATCTCCAATTTTTGAAAAAGAAATATTTTTAGATGAGTATTATAGAAGCTTTAAAAATAAGAGAGAAGCTAATAAAAAATTAAAAGAGTTGATAAAAAATGAAATTGTTTCATTAAAAGTTCATTTTAAGAAAGCTATAGAAAAGAAAGATAATATTATTTTATTAAAAAAAGATATTTCTGAAATAATGAATGAAAAACTTTCTTCTTCTGCTATGAGAGTAATTAATTTTATATTGGGAAATAATAATAAAATAAGAGAAGAAGAATTATATGAAAGAAAAATACTCACACGCTCTTCTACAGTTTTAAATACGCTGTTAAAAAAAGGAATAATTGAAATTGTAAATGAAAATGATGAGATAGAAGGATTTCCAATTGAATTAACAGATAAACAAAAAGAGTTAAAAGATGAAATATTAAATAATAAGAATAATATAGATCTATTATATGGAGTTACAGGAAGTGGGAAAACAGAAATTTTTTTTGATGTTATTGACGAATATTTAGATAATAAAAAGGTTATGATTATTGTTCCTGAGATTTCTTTAACTCCACAATTTGTATTTCGGGTAAAAAAACGTTTCCCAAATAAAAACATTGGAGTATATCATTCTCATATCAGCAATGTTGAAAGGACAGAAACCTGGTATAAAGCTATTAATGGGGAAATAGATATATTAATAGGAACAAGAAGTTCAATATGGATTCCAATGAAAAATTTAGGGTTAATAATTATTGATGAAGAACATGACCATTCGTTATATCAATTTGATCAAATATCTTATGATGCTGTAGAAGTAGGCTATTTAAGATCTGAGATAGAAAATATAAAATTAATTCTATCTTCTGCAACTCCTACCTTAAGGGAAATAAAAAGAGCACATGATGCAGAAATAAATTTTTTAGAATTAAAAGAAAGAGTTTTTACAGAAATGCCGGAAATTGAAGTCCTT
This window harbors:
- a CDS encoding glycoside hydrolase family 13 protein, translating into MKRIIMKNILILFILIISINIFSRKITFYYTNEAKSVSLVGDFGVYEMSKSNSGIWKKTLDLEEGEYKYLFLVDNNEEIDYKNLNTINYNGKNYSLLIVKDEIIIPEKGDGKVNVIFETSRKYINPVKYGEIYLSIELNKNDVEDVFFVGNGKIIKKDIIEFESTLLYRFHIITPANILKYKFVIKDGNNIEYPENYYFEFDFENPIINYLNVPEWSKGIIYYQIFPERFRNGNKKNDPKYVNNWYGPYDSASLGSNGFFGGDLEGVIQSIDYLSDLGIEAIYFNPIFESVSSHKYDTKDYMKIDSHFGDEKIFENMINELKSKNIKIILDGVFNHSGDEFFAMQDIFRNQKNSKYLDWYYIKKFPVIKSSDSYESWWGYADLPKLNLDDYNVRSYITQVLGKWMNYGIDGWRLDAVDQVKDSFWEEFFYPVVKGINSNTIISGEYWRDSTHYFNYPAFDVVMNYLFRDATLGYAKGGSSSNFIKNISYLNKYPPQIVHSLWNMLDSHDTARTLTELNGDINKLKIAVGIQMTFVGAPVIYYGDEIGLDGEKDPWCRKPFPWDEEFWNMEIYEYYKSLIKLRKENKSLRYGEFEVIKAKLGALVYKRYTEENEVIVITNSRKIPVKLDMKLNGNYIDYFTGDIINNIEKIQGLSIKILIRQ
- the priA gene encoding primosomal protein N', which produces MYYYEIAVFGTYTYTTFTYSYSEKLDIGKRVLVDFRNQQKLGVIISETSKKEYEVKDIELVIDNEPLINKHHIDLVEKASKKFLSPISEIAKLIFPPNSSDRIRIKIIPKSPIFEKEIFLDEYYRSFKNKREANKKLKELIKNEIVSLKVHFKKAIEKKDNIILLKKDISEIMNEKLSSSAMRVINFILGNNNKIREEELYERKILTRSSTVLNTLLKKGIIEIVNENDEIEGFPIELTDKQKELKDEILNNKNNIDLLYGVTGSGKTEIFFDVIDEYLDNKKVMIIVPEISLTPQFVFRVKKRFPNKNIGVYHSHISNVERTETWYKAINGEIDILIGTRSSIWIPMKNLGLIIIDEEHDHSLYQFDQISYDAVEVGYLRSEIENIKLILSSATPTLREIKRAHDAEINFLELKERVFTEMPEIEVLDMKEEEKLSWIFTKRTLEEINNVLKSNEKALIFSPTKGYANYLICTNCGNVLKCENCDVSYKYHKYENKLKCHYCGDEKKVPNSCPVCGNPELQLRGYGTERVVNELLKFFPNRKIIRMDREIIKSYKDLNKSMEEIKKEGPAIIVGTKMITKGLDVQDIKLVIILDSDRYLNFPEYSSHENTASLLIQVAGRSGRKEKGKVIIQTFKSEFEFFKHIKEHDFDKIIDIELNNRRKYNYPPYSDLIIFLFSNARDDSALKEATNFYNLLIKENSNSEILEPTEPLIPKLRGEYRYQVIVKGNVDKEKLYNIISKYNKKMYVYVNPPTTML